A stretch of Acidobacteriota bacterium DNA encodes these proteins:
- the fabF gene encoding beta-ketoacyl-ACP synthase II produces the protein MTRRVVITGVGLISSVGIGNDANWEAMCAGRGGIGPITRFDATGYSVRIGGEVKGFDPLNFVEKKEVKKIDVFIQFAIAASQFAMDDAKLQVTPEIADQTGVFIASGIGGFSTIQSEHLELVNGGPRRVSPFFIPASIINLAAGHVSIRFGAKGPNLATCTACTASAHSIGESFEIIRRGDADIMIAGGSEAAITPLSVAGFASMRALSTRNDEPDKACRPFDKDRDGFIIGEGAGILILEELETAKRRGANIYCELAGYGLSSDAFHLTGQPPDADGAVRSMKMAIRKAGIRPEQVDYINAHGTSTPINDPTETLAVKRTFGEHAKKLAISSTKSMTGHLLGAAGGLEAGITALAIRHQIAPPTANLDSPDPACDLDYIPFKARPMTINYALSNSFGFGGTNGTLLLKRYEGD, from the coding sequence GTGACGAGACGAGTAGTCATCACCGGTGTCGGCCTGATTTCATCCGTGGGAATCGGGAACGATGCGAACTGGGAGGCGATGTGCGCCGGCCGGGGCGGGATTGGTCCGATCACCCGCTTTGACGCCACAGGATATTCCGTGCGCATTGGCGGCGAAGTCAAAGGGTTCGACCCGCTGAACTTCGTCGAGAAGAAAGAGGTCAAGAAGATCGACGTCTTCATCCAGTTCGCCATCGCGGCCTCCCAGTTTGCGATGGACGATGCGAAGTTGCAGGTCACGCCGGAGATTGCCGACCAGACCGGCGTGTTCATTGCGTCGGGCATCGGCGGATTCAGCACGATTCAATCCGAGCATCTCGAACTGGTCAACGGCGGCCCGCGCCGGGTCTCGCCGTTTTTCATCCCGGCGTCCATCATCAACCTGGCCGCCGGGCACGTCTCGATCCGATTCGGGGCGAAGGGACCGAACCTCGCCACGTGTACGGCGTGCACGGCGTCCGCTCACTCGATTGGTGAGTCGTTCGAGATCATCCGGCGGGGTGATGCCGACATCATGATCGCCGGTGGCTCCGAGGCCGCCATCACGCCGCTGAGCGTGGCCGGGTTTGCCTCGATGCGCGCCCTCTCCACCCGCAACGACGAGCCGGACAAGGCGTGCCGGCCCTTCGACAAGGACCGCGACGGCTTCATCATCGGCGAAGGCGCCGGCATCCTCATCCTCGAGGAACTCGAGACCGCCAAACGCCGTGGCGCGAACATCTATTGCGAGCTGGCCGGGTACGGCCTGTCGTCGGATGCGTTTCACCTGACGGGCCAGCCGCCAGATGCCGATGGCGCCGTGCGGTCGATGAAGATGGCCATCCGCAAGGCCGGGATCCGCCCCGAGCAGGTGGACTACATCAACGCCCACGGCACCTCGACACCGATCAACGATCCCACCGAGACACTCGCCGTGAAGCGCACGTTTGGTGAGCACGCGAAGAAGTTGGCGATCTCGTCCACGAAGTCCATGACCGGGCACCTGCTTGGCGCGGCCGGTGGCCTGGAAGCTGGCATCACAGCCTTGGCGATCAGGCACCAAATCGCGCCGCCGACCGCAAACCTCGATTCGCCCGACCCGGCCTGTGACCTTGACTACATCCCGTTCAAGGCCCGGCCCATGACCATCAATTACGCGTTGTCGAATTCGTTCGGGTTCGGCGGCACCAACGGCACGCTCCTGCTCAAGCGGTACGAAGGCGACTGA
- a CDS encoding ankyrin repeat domain-containing protein, whose protein sequence is MSAQLPDRPNLDHLKKLAKSLLHAAREGDLSALERFAALPAFAGRPLQNGTSLALHDAQSVIAREHGFASWNALRDEVETRTMSFRDAVDEFVRCATGGASGRALRLLDRHPGIKSASLHTALVLGDVAGVERRLAEQPALATEAAGPQQWEPLLYVCHTCLHRDAIAQVDDLVSIARRLCTLGANPNAEYHWNWHPELPRTALWAAVCAVGHLPLAEVLLEAGAVPTDGVTVHIAGGGGNIPALELLHRFGANLNGIPAGVPPLVYMMQWATNPDGPRWLLEHGADPNLTWGADGEAPLHVAARRWDTTMVEHLLQHGADPLQRRADGLTPHTLAELSGKPDVGSVLLARGATDELSTLERFVACCVRGDRAGADALLQIDSTLAEQLRPAHHRLLDNAAERGDALVLETMLARGFDVESADKDQVTPLHRAAMAGRVDAVRVLLEHGAPVNALDGMFAASPLVWAVEGRGHAQPGADHVGVARLLIAAGQTWSGHHRLAPQIPNALTMGSSRFSAQLHSPDPGRWTLGLWTLDSGLWTDFRT, encoded by the coding sequence ATGTCCGCGCAACTGCCCGATCGTCCGAATCTCGATCATCTGAAGAAACTCGCCAAGTCGCTGCTTCACGCCGCGCGTGAGGGTGACCTGTCTGCACTTGAGCGGTTCGCCGCGCTCCCGGCCTTCGCGGGTCGGCCGCTGCAGAACGGCACGTCCCTCGCGCTTCACGACGCGCAATCGGTCATCGCCCGTGAACACGGCTTTGCGTCGTGGAACGCCCTGCGCGATGAGGTTGAGACGCGAACGATGTCGTTCCGCGACGCCGTCGATGAGTTCGTCCGGTGCGCCACGGGCGGCGCCTCCGGGCGAGCGCTCCGTCTTCTCGACCGGCACCCCGGCATCAAGTCGGCCTCGTTGCACACCGCACTGGTACTGGGTGACGTGGCCGGCGTCGAGCGGCGCCTCGCCGAACAGCCCGCACTGGCCACCGAGGCCGCCGGACCGCAGCAATGGGAACCGCTGCTCTACGTGTGCCACACGTGCCTCCATCGCGACGCCATTGCGCAGGTGGATGACCTCGTCTCGATCGCGCGCCGCCTGTGCACGCTTGGCGCCAACCCGAATGCGGAATACCACTGGAACTGGCATCCGGAACTGCCGCGAACGGCACTGTGGGCGGCCGTCTGCGCAGTGGGGCACCTTCCGCTGGCAGAGGTCCTGCTTGAAGCAGGCGCCGTCCCCACCGACGGCGTCACGGTGCACATTGCCGGTGGCGGCGGCAACATTCCGGCGCTTGAGCTGTTGCACCGATTCGGCGCCAACCTGAACGGCATTCCGGCAGGCGTGCCTCCCCTCGTCTACATGATGCAGTGGGCCACGAACCCTGACGGACCGCGGTGGCTGCTCGAACACGGCGCGGATCCCAACCTCACGTGGGGCGCCGACGGAGAGGCGCCCCTGCACGTGGCGGCGCGTCGATGGGACACGACGATGGTCGAGCACCTCCTGCAACACGGGGCCGATCCCCTTCAGCGGCGCGCCGACGGTCTGACACCCCACACGCTGGCGGAACTCTCGGGCAAACCCGACGTTGGATCGGTCCTGCTGGCCCGCGGCGCCACAGACGAGTTGTCCACGCTCGAACGATTCGTCGCTTGTTGCGTACGCGGCGACCGGGCCGGCGCCGACGCCCTGCTGCAAATCGACTCGACCCTAGCTGAGCAACTGCGCCCAGCGCACCACCGATTACTGGACAATGCGGCCGAACGGGGGGACGCGCTGGTGCTTGAGACGATGCTGGCGCGTGGATTCGACGTGGAGTCAGCGGACAAGGACCAGGTGACTCCGTTGCACCGCGCGGCGATGGCCGGGCGCGTTGATGCCGTGCGGGTTCTTCTGGAACATGGCGCACCGGTAAATGCGCTGGACGGCATGTTCGCCGCTTCGCCGCTCGTCTGGGCTGTGGAAGGCCGGGGTCACGCGCAGCCAGGTGCGGATCATGTCGGCGTCGCGCGCCTGCTGATCGCGGCGGGGCAGACCTGGTCTGGACACCACCGCCTGGCGCCCCAGATCCCGAACGCACTCACGATGGGCTCATCGAGATTCAGCGCGCAGCTTCACAGTCCTGACCCAGGACGCTGGACCTTGGGACTCTGGACTCTGGACTCTGGACTCTGGACAGATTTTAGGACTTGA
- a CDS encoding helix-turn-helix transcriptional regulator — protein MPPTRQSTAALPLAPAVFHILLALADGDAHGYRIRADVIERSNGAIKLDPGSLYRLIARLSDDGLVVESPSRPKADDDDERRRYYRLTPMGKRLLEAETNRMADLVALARAKAGRRVRSV, from the coding sequence ATGCCGCCCACCCGCCAGTCCACCGCCGCGCTGCCGCTGGCACCCGCCGTGTTCCACATCCTGCTGGCGCTCGCCGATGGCGACGCCCATGGCTACCGCATTCGCGCCGACGTCATCGAGCGCTCCAACGGCGCTATCAAGCTCGACCCCGGGTCCCTCTACCGGCTGATTGCACGGCTGTCCGACGACGGGCTGGTCGTGGAGTCCCCAAGCCGTCCGAAGGCGGACGATGACGATGAGCGGCGGCGGTACTACCGGCTCACGCCGATGGGCAAGCGGTTGCTCGAAGCAGAGACGAATCGAATGGCTGACCTGGTGGCGCTGGCGCGCGCTAAGGCCGGCAGGCGTGTGCGGTCGGTTTAA
- a CDS encoding electron transfer flavoprotein subunit beta/FixA family protein, with product MKIAVCIKQVVSREWQVRINDQKTWVRDQDAAWELNEPDAYALEEALRLKEKHGGEVVVISAGPARVTQVIREALARGADRAIHVEGDHLATADAFTAAEALAEAAKTEQCDLILTGLQSDDQGFAQVGVIMAERLGMSHSTIIMEVQVTGTTLRVKRELEGGWFQWMEMPLPAVLTIQSGINQLRYATLKGIMAAKKKELKTMPAPTAAPARQRIVSIYVPEKTKATRMIDGTPAEAAAELVRVLRDDARVF from the coding sequence ATGAAGATTGCCGTTTGTATCAAGCAAGTCGTCTCGCGTGAGTGGCAGGTTCGCATCAACGATCAAAAGACCTGGGTGCGTGACCAGGACGCCGCGTGGGAACTCAACGAACCCGACGCGTACGCGCTCGAGGAGGCCCTGCGCCTCAAGGAAAAACACGGCGGGGAAGTGGTCGTCATTTCGGCCGGCCCCGCCCGCGTGACGCAGGTCATCCGCGAGGCGCTGGCCCGCGGCGCCGACCGCGCCATTCACGTCGAAGGTGACCACCTGGCAACCGCCGACGCCTTCACCGCTGCCGAAGCTCTGGCTGAGGCAGCCAAGACTGAACAGTGTGATCTGATCTTGACCGGACTGCAGTCCGACGACCAGGGCTTCGCGCAGGTCGGCGTCATCATGGCCGAGCGTCTGGGGATGTCGCACTCCACGATCATCATGGAAGTGCAGGTCACCGGCACGACCTTGCGCGTGAAGCGCGAGCTTGAAGGCGGCTGGTTCCAGTGGATGGAGATGCCGCTGCCCGCGGTATTGACGATTCAGAGCGGCATCAACCAGCTGCGGTACGCCACGCTCAAGGGCATCATGGCGGCGAAGAAGAAAGAGCTCAAGACCATGCCCGCGCCGACGGCGGCGCCTGCCCGCCAGCGCATCGTGTCCATCTACGTCCCGGAAAAGACCAAAGCGACTCGCATGATCGACGGCACGCCGGCCGAAGCCGCGGCCGAACTCGTGCGCGTGCTGCGCGACGACGCCCGAGTGTTCTGA
- a CDS encoding ABC transporter permease has product MAAAPSRRLIALYAWTTRLMPESHRWRYADEQVRLFEQVWMEERPDGGIAQLRWACVLIVQSVLAAIGARLDVSRRGGYARNVHRRGGAGMGSDFRFTLRSVRASSWYAVAVVGVIAVTMALATTAFAIVDGVLFQPLAFQQSDRLFRIEPGFTNIGQAAAVPGGAVPTFGASHIDLLNWQSAVPEVPMTGFRAQPWMGLGAGVNDSTAGVALIQPNFFDVFGVAPLFGGFSAQDFVDEPRLRPVLASYDVWTSRYESAPDIVGREIITDRAGGYGVRIVGVMPKGFVFPTARAEVHFLSPLVSPAAARNDPGVRFISEVVVRLPEGLTPEVLRERLAPALSATARQFPARGPKPDGWSDAGWRRQGPFDAVSISTLAESLGRRSRPLFMAVFAAVLLLLAIAAVNVSSLMTARALERQHEIGVRRSLGAGPWAIARLWTVEAATLLTLGGVAGVLASPLLLDLFLRLLPSDVVLLKPARLDWRVAGFVAMTLALLSALVAVAPIRRSLTRRSLSAAGSQTRGASERVRTPGRRLVVALQVGVAFVLTVGGASLVGSLLTVYAHELPIRTRGIVVLKVMLQGPGNGGMDLSPERAERERALRTRLASVRGVSSVASTAAQVLAGGGNMTWFLPPAGTKHPANIDTWPVTEGFYDTLAPEVIEGRLPSNDELRASAPLVVVSQRAAQAYWPGKSALGATLTDQQSKVAFTVVGVVKDVRWLAWDIETPVVYGPYAAVGRAPWLTYFLRTDGNTGSVTADALRAIEERDPLAGVSRADTLDSVFRDSVSIRRFQSWLFGGFAAAALVVVGVGIFGLIAMAAARRTKEVGIRCALGATPGALTTLMVREQLGAVAVGLLVGGLVAAWAVRFVESYLFELTTADPRIWLSATVLVLLTACAGALIPAWRASRIDPLKALRVE; this is encoded by the coding sequence ATGGCTGCGGCGCCTTCTCGTCGATTGATCGCCCTGTATGCGTGGACCACGCGCCTCATGCCGGAGTCGCACCGGTGGAGGTATGCGGATGAGCAGGTGCGCCTGTTCGAACAGGTGTGGATGGAGGAGCGCCCGGACGGGGGCATCGCACAGCTCCGTTGGGCATGTGTGCTCATCGTGCAATCGGTGCTGGCGGCGATCGGCGCGCGCCTGGACGTGAGTCGGCGCGGTGGCTATGCGCGGAATGTGCACAGACGAGGAGGAGCCGGGATGGGCAGTGATTTTCGATTCACCCTGCGTTCGGTCAGGGCATCGTCTTGGTACGCCGTCGCAGTGGTCGGTGTCATCGCCGTCACGATGGCGCTCGCGACCACCGCGTTTGCGATTGTCGATGGCGTGCTGTTCCAGCCGTTGGCGTTCCAGCAGTCCGATCGCCTGTTCAGGATCGAGCCCGGGTTCACGAACATCGGCCAGGCCGCCGCGGTTCCGGGTGGCGCGGTGCCAACCTTCGGCGCGAGTCATATCGATTTGCTGAACTGGCAGTCGGCCGTGCCGGAGGTGCCAATGACGGGGTTCCGTGCGCAGCCGTGGATGGGACTGGGCGCCGGCGTGAACGACTCCACCGCCGGCGTGGCACTCATCCAGCCGAACTTCTTCGACGTGTTCGGCGTGGCCCCACTCTTCGGAGGATTCTCGGCACAGGACTTTGTTGACGAGCCTCGCCTGCGGCCGGTGCTTGCGAGCTACGACGTGTGGACGTCGCGGTATGAGAGCGCACCCGACATTGTGGGCCGCGAGATCATCACCGATCGCGCAGGTGGTTACGGCGTACGGATCGTGGGTGTCATGCCGAAAGGCTTCGTGTTTCCCACAGCCAGGGCAGAGGTCCATTTCCTGTCCCCGCTGGTGAGTCCGGCCGCGGCCAGAAACGACCCGGGGGTGCGTTTCATCAGCGAGGTGGTGGTGCGGCTGCCCGAGGGGCTGACCCCCGAAGTGCTGAGGGAGCGCCTGGCCCCGGCCTTGTCTGCCACCGCTCGGCAGTTTCCCGCACGTGGACCGAAGCCCGATGGCTGGTCCGACGCAGGCTGGCGTCGCCAGGGGCCGTTCGACGCGGTGTCCATTTCCACTTTGGCCGAGTCGCTGGGCCGTCGATCGCGGCCGTTGTTCATGGCGGTGTTCGCCGCCGTGCTGCTGTTGCTGGCCATCGCCGCCGTCAACGTGTCGAGCCTGATGACCGCGCGAGCCCTGGAACGCCAACATGAAATTGGAGTGCGGCGCTCGCTTGGGGCCGGGCCGTGGGCCATTGCCAGGCTGTGGACGGTGGAGGCGGCCACGCTGCTCACCCTGGGCGGTGTGGCGGGTGTGCTGGCGTCACCGCTGTTGCTTGACCTGTTCCTGCGACTGCTGCCGAGCGACGTGGTGCTGCTCAAGCCGGCGCGGCTCGACTGGCGCGTGGCGGGCTTCGTGGCCATGACGCTGGCGCTGTTGTCGGCGCTGGTCGCCGTGGCTCCGATCCGTCGTTCGTTGACACGGCGATCGCTCTCGGCCGCCGGCAGCCAGACCAGAGGCGCGAGCGAACGTGTCCGCACGCCCGGCCGTCGTCTCGTCGTGGCGCTGCAGGTCGGCGTGGCGTTTGTGCTGACTGTGGGCGGGGCATCGCTCGTGGGCTCGCTGCTGACCGTATACGCGCACGAGTTGCCGATTCGCACCCGCGGCATCGTGGTGCTGAAGGTGATGCTCCAAGGGCCTGGAAACGGCGGCATGGACCTGTCGCCGGAGCGGGCAGAACGCGAGAGGGCGCTTCGGACTCGCCTGGCGAGTGTGCGGGGTGTGTCCTCGGTGGCGTCCACAGCGGCCCAGGTACTGGCGGGCGGGGGAAACATGACGTGGTTCCTGCCGCCAGCCGGGACGAAGCATCCGGCGAACATCGATACCTGGCCGGTCACCGAGGGCTTCTACGACACGCTCGCGCCCGAGGTGATCGAAGGCCGGCTTCCGAGCAATGACGAACTTCGAGCGTCCGCACCGCTCGTCGTTGTCAGCCAGCGGGCCGCGCAGGCCTATTGGCCAGGCAAGTCGGCGCTCGGCGCCACGCTGACAGACCAGCAGTCGAAAGTGGCATTCACCGTGGTGGGAGTCGTCAAGGATGTGCGCTGGCTTGCGTGGGATATCGAGACGCCAGTCGTCTACGGGCCCTACGCCGCTGTTGGGCGCGCGCCATGGCTGACGTATTTCCTGCGCACGGACGGCAACACCGGGAGTGTGACCGCAGATGCCCTGCGCGCCATCGAGGAGCGTGATCCGCTTGCCGGCGTGTCTCGCGCCGACACGCTGGATTCGGTGTTCAGGGATTCAGTGTCCATCCGCCGCTTTCAGTCGTGGCTCTTCGGCGGCTTCGCCGCCGCTGCCCTCGTTGTGGTGGGCGTTGGCATCTTCGGGCTGATCGCCATGGCGGCGGCGCGACGGACGAAAGAGGTGGGCATTCGTTGTGCCCTTGGCGCCACGCCGGGAGCATTGACGACACTCATGGTGCGCGAACAACTGGGCGCCGTTGCCGTCGGACTCCTGGTGGGCGGCCTCGTCGCCGCCTGGGCGGTGCGGTTCGTGGAGAGTTACCTCTTCGAACTGACCACGGCTGATCCACGCATCTGGCTAAGCGCCACGGTGCTGGTGCTGCTCACCGCCTGCGCCGGCGCGCTGATCCCCGCCTGGCGCGCGAGCCGGATCGATCCGCTCAAGGCGCTGAGGGTGGAATAG
- the fabG gene encoding 3-oxoacyl-[acyl-carrier-protein] reductase: MLMLTGRVALVTGASRGIGKAIALSLASGGATVIAAARGTNAQSTVDAIVAAGGTAELASLDVTDPASVELVTKDVLARHGRIDVLVNNAGVTRDQLLLRMKREDWDAVIGANLTGAFTCVQAVLKSMVKARHGRIISITSVVGEAGNAGQANYAASKAGLIGFTKALAQEVASRGITVNAVAPGMIETDMTKAISEGAHDEWAKKIPLQRLGTPEDVAAAVRFLASDEAAYITGHVLAVNGGMRM; this comes from the coding sequence ATGTTGATGTTGACGGGCCGTGTGGCCCTGGTGACCGGGGCGTCACGCGGAATCGGAAAGGCGATCGCCCTGTCGCTCGCGTCGGGCGGTGCCACGGTCATCGCGGCCGCGCGCGGCACCAATGCGCAGTCCACCGTGGACGCCATCGTGGCCGCTGGCGGTACCGCAGAACTGGCTTCCCTCGACGTGACCGACCCCGCCAGCGTGGAACTGGTCACGAAGGACGTGCTCGCGCGGCACGGCCGGATCGATGTGCTGGTCAACAATGCCGGTGTCACCCGCGACCAGTTGTTGCTCCGGATGAAGCGCGAAGACTGGGACGCCGTGATTGGGGCGAACCTGACAGGCGCGTTCACCTGCGTGCAGGCGGTGCTCAAGTCGATGGTCAAGGCCCGCCACGGCCGCATCATCAGCATTACGTCGGTGGTGGGTGAAGCCGGCAACGCCGGGCAGGCAAATTATGCGGCGTCCAAGGCCGGGCTGATTGGGTTTACGAAGGCGCTGGCCCAGGAAGTGGCGTCGCGCGGCATCACCGTGAACGCGGTGGCGCCGGGCATGATCGAGACCGACATGACGAAGGCGATTTCCGAGGGCGCGCATGACGAGTGGGCGAAGAAGATTCCCCTGCAGCGCCTGGGGACGCCCGAGGATGTTGCGGCTGCCGTCCGTTTTCTGGCATCGGACGAGGCAGCGTATATTACGGGACACGTACTCGCCGTCAACGGCGGGATGCGCATGTAA
- the plsX gene encoding phosphate acyltransferase PlsX, whose product MGGDFAPREVIAGAVAAARDTGVSVILVGPADQVSAEALRVAQGRLPDSLSIFDTPDFIAMDAAPREALRRMPRASVKVAAEMVSRGEADGVYSLGHTGATVLAAHAAFGMLDGAERPAIAVLVPTLAGSAVLLDTGATLDCRPVHLRSFGLMGAAYSTIALGIERPRVGLLSVGEEAGKGTELVREAHGLLAASGLNFVGNLEARDFFSGRADVIVCDGFTGNVALKVGEGLVDAMEVLLKKELAKSLAARLGGRLAKAAFLRVRDRADSAEYGGAPLLGLKGLALVGHGRSDARAVRNGIATAARLVEGQLVQRLRDALVNP is encoded by the coding sequence ATGGGGGGCGATTTCGCCCCTCGCGAGGTCATCGCCGGAGCCGTCGCGGCGGCGCGTGATACCGGCGTGTCGGTCATCCTGGTTGGCCCCGCCGATCAGGTGTCGGCCGAGGCCCTTCGTGTGGCCCAGGGCCGCTTGCCGGACTCCCTGTCCATCTTCGACACCCCAGACTTCATCGCGATGGACGCAGCGCCGCGTGAGGCGCTCAGGCGGATGCCCCGGGCCTCGGTCAAGGTGGCAGCCGAGATGGTCTCGCGCGGGGAGGCAGACGGCGTCTACAGCCTCGGGCACACAGGGGCGACCGTGCTGGCCGCGCACGCCGCGTTCGGGATGCTGGACGGGGCCGAGCGGCCCGCCATTGCGGTGCTCGTGCCGACGCTGGCCGGGTCGGCGGTGCTGCTCGACACCGGCGCGACGCTTGATTGCCGGCCCGTGCACCTGCGGTCGTTTGGCCTGATGGGCGCGGCGTATTCGACGATTGCGCTCGGCATCGAGCGGCCCAGGGTCGGGTTGCTGTCGGTGGGTGAAGAGGCCGGCAAAGGCACCGAATTGGTGCGCGAGGCGCACGGGTTGCTGGCCGCCTCGGGTCTGAACTTCGTCGGCAATCTCGAGGCCCGCGACTTTTTCAGCGGGCGGGCAGACGTCATTGTGTGTGACGGCTTCACCGGCAACGTGGCCCTGAAGGTGGGTGAGGGCCTGGTGGACGCGATGGAAGTGCTGTTGAAGAAGGAACTCGCCAAGTCCCTGGCGGCGCGTTTGGGCGGGCGGCTTGCGAAGGCCGCATTCCTGCGCGTCCGGGATCGCGCGGATTCGGCGGAGTATGGCGGTGCGCCCCTGCTGGGGCTCAAGGGGCTCGCGCTGGTCGGGCATGGGCGTTCCGACGCCCGCGCGGTGCGCAACGGCATTGCCACCGCGGCGCGATTGGTTGAGGGGCAGTTGGTGCAGCGGTTGCGCGATGCGCTGGTGAATCCATGA
- a CDS encoding electron transfer flavoprotein subunit alpha/FixB family protein, translating into MIFVIAEQKDGALNRASWEAVVAAQQLGGPVTIVLPGASVSAAAAELSAADVAGVIALEHDALGTYTPDGFVAALAALITAEAPSHVVLPHTYQTRDFAPKLAARLNAPLAADCVGLKPATDGGHTYVRLMFQGKVSADVQLVGDAPHVVTFQIGAFRVDAVAKGSAPAPVRQVAATVDASAIRQKPEAPFREAKQAVDLTQAARIVSVGRGIKGPEHIELAKQLAEALGAELSASRPICDAGWLPMERQVGSSGQTVAPKLYLALGISGAIQHVVGMKGSRTIVAINKDAEAPIFEIADYGIVGDLFEVVPAMIAALKS; encoded by the coding sequence ATGATTTTCGTGATCGCGGAACAAAAAGACGGCGCCCTCAACCGCGCATCATGGGAAGCCGTGGTGGCCGCGCAGCAACTGGGTGGGCCCGTCACGATCGTGCTGCCGGGTGCCTCCGTGAGTGCAGCGGCCGCGGAACTGTCGGCCGCTGATGTCGCCGGAGTCATCGCACTCGAACACGACGCGTTGGGCACGTACACCCCGGATGGTTTCGTGGCAGCGCTGGCGGCGCTCATTACGGCTGAAGCGCCCTCGCACGTGGTGTTGCCGCACACCTACCAGACGCGCGATTTTGCGCCCAAGCTGGCCGCGCGCCTGAACGCGCCGCTGGCGGCCGACTGTGTGGGCCTGAAGCCCGCCACCGACGGAGGCCACACCTACGTGCGCCTGATGTTCCAGGGCAAGGTCAGTGCAGACGTGCAGCTCGTGGGTGACGCGCCCCACGTCGTCACATTCCAGATCGGCGCGTTCCGCGTAGACGCCGTGGCGAAGGGCAGCGCGCCTGCGCCTGTGCGGCAGGTCGCTGCCACGGTGGACGCGTCGGCCATTCGTCAGAAGCCTGAAGCCCCATTTCGGGAAGCGAAGCAGGCCGTGGACCTCACGCAGGCCGCGCGCATCGTTTCTGTCGGCCGCGGCATCAAGGGACCCGAACACATCGAACTGGCGAAACAACTTGCCGAAGCTCTGGGCGCGGAGCTGTCGGCCTCGCGTCCGATCTGCGACGCCGGTTGGCTGCCCATGGAACGACAGGTCGGCAGTTCCGGCCAGACTGTGGCGCCGAAACTGTACCTCGCCCTCGGCATCTCCGGTGCCATCCAGCATGTGGTTGGCATGAAGGGCTCCCGCACCATCGTTGCGATCAACAAAGACGCCGAGGCGCCCATCTTCGAAATCGCCGACTACGGCATCGTCGGCGATCTCTTCGAAGTCGTGCCGGCGATGATCGCCGCGCTCAAGTCCTAA
- a CDS encoding acyl carrier protein: MAVADQVKKIIVEQLGVDEDEVTSDASFVDDLGADSLDTVELVMAFEEEFSIEIPDEDAEKITRVKDAVSYIETHTKKK; encoded by the coding sequence ATGGCCGTTGCAGATCAGGTAAAGAAGATCATTGTGGAACAGTTGGGCGTGGATGAGGACGAAGTGACGTCCGATGCGTCGTTTGTGGACGACCTCGGGGCGGATTCCCTCGACACCGTCGAGCTGGTCATGGCCTTCGAAGAAGAGTTCAGCATCGAAATCCCCGACGAGGATGCCGAGAAGATCACGCGCGTCAAGGACGCCGTGAGCTACATCGAAACGCACACGAAGAAAAAGTAG